The Desmonostoc muscorum LEGE 12446 genome includes a region encoding these proteins:
- a CDS encoding carbohydrate ABC transporter permease, whose amino-acid sequence MNQFTPKNWIFIKQRLTPYLFLLPALVLLWLTVFWPALQAFYLSFTSYEDIAQPPQWIGFANFFKLWKDAVFWKTLENTFLYLVGVVPILVIAPLGLAILVNQKLRGMNWFRSAYYTPVVISMVVAGIAWKWLYAENGLLNQLFKALGIISEGIPWLTSPAKIFGIVPISLASVMAVTVWKGLGYYMVIYLAGLQSIPGDVYEAAAIDGSDGIRKHWDITIPLMKPYLALVAVISAISATKVFEEVYIMTQGGPLNSSKTIVYYLYEQAFNNLEISYACTIGLVLFLIILGLSILRLAVSQQGSDNITI is encoded by the coding sequence ATGAATCAATTTACACCTAAGAATTGGATATTTATCAAACAGCGACTGACTCCTTATTTATTTTTACTGCCCGCCTTGGTTCTTTTGTGGTTAACTGTCTTTTGGCCTGCACTGCAAGCGTTTTACCTCAGCTTTACTAGCTACGAAGATATCGCCCAACCGCCGCAATGGATAGGTTTTGCCAACTTTTTCAAGCTTTGGAAAGATGCAGTTTTTTGGAAAACCCTGGAAAACACTTTTTTATATCTTGTGGGTGTAGTACCAATTTTGGTAATTGCTCCCTTGGGGCTAGCAATTTTGGTAAATCAAAAACTGCGGGGGATGAATTGGTTTAGATCTGCATACTACACACCAGTAGTGATTTCAATGGTAGTTGCGGGGATAGCTTGGAAATGGTTGTATGCAGAAAATGGATTACTCAACCAGTTATTTAAAGCTTTGGGCATTATTTCAGAAGGTATTCCTTGGCTAACTAGCCCAGCTAAAATTTTTGGCATTGTACCAATCTCTCTTGCCAGCGTCATGGCTGTCACAGTTTGGAAAGGGCTAGGCTACTACATGGTGATTTATTTAGCAGGATTACAATCAATTCCTGGTGATGTGTACGAAGCCGCAGCAATTGATGGCTCTGATGGTATTAGGAAACATTGGGACATTACCATACCTTTGATGAAGCCGTATCTAGCTTTGGTAGCTGTAATTTCAGCGATTTCTGCTACCAAAGTCTTTGAAGAAGTCTACATCATGACTCAAGGAGGTCCACTCAATAGCTCGAAAACAATTGTTTACTATCTGTATGAACAAGCATTCAATAATTTGGAAATTAGCTATGCTTGCACAATTGGACTCGTGCTATTTTTGATAATTTTAGGGCTATCAATTTTGCGATTAGCAGTCAGTCAGCAGGGTAGTGATAATATCACAATCTAA
- a CDS encoding GIY-YIG nuclease family protein yields METQHNQPIEHQNVPTNHRGLHDFLYSSDDEHATTQVSITPELINNSTEITSVEAWCAAAENAKIAGVYAVLDAERRTQYIGYSRNVLLSLNGHITQNGEQKCAFVRVQAFKFPKRQEMEDLRDAWIAELESTPPGNATDRGMWASTVGEAAKAVMSEVERQAYEEKKLKLRKAMADTTLSKDSQTTDASETERRRQLEAAVTNDDWSVIIDAQTQETKS; encoded by the coding sequence ATGGAAACTCAACACAATCAGCCAATTGAACATCAAAATGTCCCCACAAATCATCGTGGACTGCATGACTTTTTGTATAGTTCCGATGATGAACACGCCACTACTCAGGTGAGTATAACTCCTGAATTGATAAACAATAGCACTGAAATTACGTCCGTTGAAGCTTGGTGTGCAGCTGCTGAGAACGCGAAAATTGCTGGTGTTTACGCAGTATTAGACGCAGAACGCCGCACGCAGTACATTGGCTATTCTCGAAATGTGTTGCTTTCCCTAAACGGTCATATCACCCAAAATGGTGAACAAAAGTGTGCTTTTGTACGCGTGCAAGCATTTAAATTTCCGAAACGTCAAGAAATGGAAGATTTACGAGATGCATGGATAGCAGAACTCGAAAGCACACCACCTGGTAATGCAACTGATCGCGGAATGTGGGCTAGTACAGTCGGCGAAGCTGCTAAAGCGGTAATGTCAGAGGTTGAACGCCAAGCCTATGAAGAGAAAAAGCTAAAACTGCGGAAAGCAATGGCTGACACAACCCTCTCTAAAGACTCACAGACAACAGATGCTAGTGAAACCGAACGCCGGCGTCAACTCGAAGCAGCTGTCACAAACGATGACTGGAGTGTAATTATCGACGCACAGACTCAGGAAACCAAGTCTTAG
- a CDS encoding Rpn family recombination-promoting nuclease/putative transposase, which translates to MKTDTIFYTLFQTLPGVLFELLEQSQALASHYQFTSVEIKELARRIDGLFLPKPEFPEDTIYFVEVQFQRDDDIYWRIITETFLYINQYKPQRRWQAVLLFAQRSLDPGVPFIYQTSLAEEQIRIIYLDELDDVPSSSIGLGVIKLVVAAEDKAVQQAKKLINQVQQTDEANRSNLLELVERMLIYKFVNKSQQELEAMFGLTDWRQTKFYQEVKEETKLETIPRLLNFGLSIEQIAEALELDVEQIRQAIEKQGEEGTGSK; encoded by the coding sequence ATGAAAACAGACACGATTTTTTACACCTTATTCCAAACTCTTCCAGGTGTCTTATTTGAACTTTTGGAACAATCCCAAGCCCTAGCATCGCACTACCAATTTACCTCAGTAGAAATCAAAGAACTAGCACGTCGTATCGATGGTTTATTCTTACCCAAACCTGAGTTTCCAGAAGACACAATCTATTTTGTTGAGGTACAGTTTCAGCGCGATGATGATATTTACTGGCGAATAATCACAGAAACTTTCCTGTATATAAATCAATATAAACCTCAACGTCGTTGGCAAGCTGTATTACTTTTTGCTCAACGCAGTCTCGACCCAGGTGTACCATTCATTTATCAAACATCATTAGCTGAAGAGCAAATTCGTATAATTTATTTAGATGAGTTAGATGATGTACCATCATCTTCGATTGGGCTAGGGGTGATTAAATTAGTAGTTGCAGCAGAAGATAAAGCCGTACAGCAAGCAAAAAAATTGATAAATCAAGTACAACAAACGGATGAAGCTAACCGTAGCAATCTCTTAGAATTAGTGGAGAGAATGCTGATCTATAAATTTGTAAACAAAAGTCAGCAGGAGTTAGAAGCAATGTTTGGATTAACCGACTGGAGACAAACTAAATTTTACCAGGAAGTAAAGGAAGAAACAAAGCTGGAGACTATACCCCGTCTACTTAACTTTGGTTTAAGTATAGAGCAAATCGCCGAGGCATTAGAATTGGATGTTGAACAGATACGACAAGCTATTGAGAAGCAAGGAGAAGAGGGAACAGGAAGTAAATAA
- a CDS encoding translocation/assembly module TamB domain-containing protein produces MTKSPNQEHHSPSPIRKRLWLLVLSRGGIALGGILLIGIVGGVWRLWIFVQKELTPLAQQSLTTTLNRPVQLGKVTQFSLTGVQFGASAIPATPTDPDRASVETVEVTFDLLQLIFNRHLKLDVTLINPDIYIEQDDQGRWVSTTIASSGEAGVIKTDLDELRFRNAKLALMPHGRDEGAGGDEGVGGDEGVGGDKEATSPSSPSSPSSPSSPVSFSQLSGSAQLLANNQLVRFEVGGQADNGGSISIQGETRSKVLAGNFELRVQDFLAADITRLIQLPVNLQAGRVNGDLLVRLTPEQPTLLFGSAAVQGVTVELPKVPQLLSNTQGNLRFQGTQLQLDNVTSSYGKIPLVATGIIDTQAGFKLAARVNAVSLANAQETLKVKLPVPIAGQVQADLQITGSTKQPILSGKVTTIQTARIDKLDFNRITSKFELVTSSSLITLKDIQGFAKVGGQITGAGTIKIGKSPRLDLNFAAKNVPGDAIAKVYETTPNFQIGNLSATAQLFGAATNVQTVVQFQAPNGTYPGTGEVAIAPNRTLSFRNVALNVGGGTVRATGSYANERWQAVAVASGVQVQRFVDPNQLQNVSLAGAQFNGRLILSGSTAPFAIATIRPEGAAVKIGGGTVAVSNIQLQDQNFSARLVANNVRLGQILKQSPPALNNPLAGTFQIAGNRDNLSLKTLRGTGEGRLAIGGGTVTAKNIQLAEGFYQAQVQAKNVPVQQLAAVPKQFQGALTGEVNVAGSVDSFQLQAIQASGQGRINVGRGTITASNLQLVNGAYQAQIQAKNVPVRQLAAVPPQFQGALTGQFNVAGLVNSFDPRTIQANGQALINVGGGAIAASNIQVGNGVYQAQIQANNVPLQQLAAVPPQFRGTLTGQVNVAGSVESFQPQTIQAVGQGQINVAGGTIAASNIQVANGRYQGIVDASGVELNRLNQLLRGQFAGKLQLAGTLGSSQLADVRAAGQVQLSQGIPGFEQPLTAAIAWNGERLTIDQATAPGLKVTGNILANARQPGIPEITALNLNVQAENYDLKQLPINLPNQVAVAGRVDFNGQVTGKLPLPNVVGQINLRDFVVQDIAFEPLLTGNINSAQGRGLNLNLAGNSDRLAFNLDANNRPQSFLVQWQQALASGNVKGNDWTLKVANFPLQILNLTPPAITRLGTGKIAGLLTGDLVFNQQTFATNGNLAIANPEIGRVKGDRIAAQFRYGNGKATLTSSEFVKGNSIYAAVGTFAQTAQGPQLQAKLNVKQGKIEDVLALAQVDLQDLQGGSAPTYGTAADLTTNSQGWLNQPLLTQLQRFSEIEALVAEEEQQRLDSTPIPDLADLKGTFNGQVALDTANGLAVQFNLNGENFAWGKKEERSRYYTAEKLIAEGNFENGVLSLRPLRIESQNRLIAFTGNIGGNEQSGQLRVNNFPIQVLNNFVKLPVGITGNVDATAALAGSIGNPQARGELQITEGTLNQNPIQSATASFSYANGRLNFGSTVAVAGPQPVDITGSIPYKLPFATVAPDSEQISLDMKLENEGLGLLNALTNQVVFEKGEGQVDLKVRGTLKQPEVDGIATVNNATFSAQALPGKLRRVTGKVLFNFDRILVENLQGRFSRGKVEAAGEIPIFNNEKVTINNPLTINLEQLALNLKGLYQGGASGNLQITGSALNPLIGGRIDLFDGQVLLAESTDTATSANDDGLGLSSTKANKQNQSEIGNGMGNALAQASPLGIARFNNLDLELGKNVQITRPPILSFRATGSLIVNGSINQPIPDGTIRLEKGGVNLFTTQFNLARGYKHTATFSPSQPRDPNLDIRLFAKVLDVTQSNDFTRINTTGLSALESVRVEATINGLASKLNENLELTSSPSRSQTEIVALLGGGFVDTQGRGDSTLGLINIAGSAVFNNFQSAFNQIGSTFGLSELRIFPTIISENPEAGRSSSTLELAAEAGVDITSKISISSIKILTTNDPFQWGVNYRINDEFRVRASTNLTDDSRAVVEYQTRF; encoded by the coding sequence ATGACTAAATCTCCCAATCAAGAGCATCACTCCCCTTCCCCTATTCGTAAGCGTCTGTGGTTGCTGGTGTTGAGTCGCGGTGGCATTGCTTTGGGGGGAATTTTGCTGATTGGAATTGTCGGTGGTGTTTGGCGGTTGTGGATTTTTGTCCAAAAAGAGTTAACGCCCTTGGCACAACAAAGTCTCACCACTACACTCAACCGTCCAGTCCAACTCGGAAAAGTCACACAATTTTCATTGACAGGAGTGCAGTTTGGTGCTTCAGCTATCCCAGCAACACCCACAGATCCAGATCGAGCCTCAGTTGAAACTGTGGAAGTAACTTTTGACCTCTTGCAGTTAATTTTTAACCGCCACCTCAAGCTAGATGTCACCTTAATCAATCCAGATATTTACATTGAACAGGATGACCAAGGGCGCTGGGTTTCCACTACCATAGCGTCCTCAGGTGAAGCCGGCGTCATTAAAACTGATTTGGACGAACTGCGGTTTCGCAATGCCAAGCTGGCGTTAATGCCGCATGGGAGAGATGAGGGAGCAGGGGGAGATGAGGGAGTAGGGGGAGATGAGGGAGTAGGGGGAGATAAGGAAGCAACATCCCCCTCATCCCCCTCATCCCCCTCATCCCCCTCATCCCCCGTATCATTTTCCCAACTCAGCGGATCTGCCCAACTTTTAGCAAACAATCAGTTGGTCAGGTTTGAAGTCGGGGGTCAAGCAGACAATGGTGGTAGTATTTCCATTCAGGGAGAGACGCGTTCCAAGGTATTAGCAGGGAATTTTGAGTTGCGAGTACAAGATTTCCTGGCTGCGGATATTACTCGCCTAATTCAGTTACCAGTGAATTTACAAGCGGGTCGAGTCAATGGCGATTTGTTGGTTCGGTTGACACCAGAACAGCCGACTTTATTGTTTGGCAGTGCTGCTGTGCAAGGGGTGACGGTTGAATTGCCGAAAGTGCCGCAACTGTTGAGCAATACCCAAGGAAATCTCCGCTTCCAGGGAACCCAATTGCAGTTAGATAATGTTACTAGTAGCTATGGCAAAATTCCCCTGGTGGCTACGGGAATCATTGACACTCAAGCGGGCTTCAAGTTGGCAGCGCGTGTAAATGCGGTGAGTTTGGCCAATGCCCAGGAGACTCTCAAGGTAAAATTACCTGTGCCGATCGCTGGACAAGTACAAGCAGATTTACAAATTACTGGATCGACTAAACAGCCAATTCTCTCAGGCAAAGTTACCACGATCCAAACTGCCCGGATTGATAAACTAGATTTTAATCGTATTACTAGTAAATTTGAGCTTGTTACTAGTTCTTCTTTAATTACTCTCAAAGATATTCAAGGGTTCGCCAAAGTCGGTGGTCAAATTACAGGCGCTGGCACAATTAAAATTGGTAAATCTCCGCGACTGGATTTGAATTTCGCTGCGAAGAATGTTCCAGGGGATGCGATCGCTAAAGTTTACGAAACAACGCCCAATTTCCAAATTGGTAATCTCTCGGCTACAGCCCAACTCTTCGGCGCTGCCACCAATGTCCAAACTGTGGTACAATTTCAAGCCCCTAACGGAACTTATCCGGGAACTGGCGAAGTGGCGATCGCTCCCAATCGCACCCTCTCTTTCCGCAATGTGGCTCTAAATGTTGGTGGTGGTACAGTCCGGGCAACTGGTAGTTACGCCAATGAACGTTGGCAAGCTGTTGCTGTTGCCTCCGGGGTACAGGTGCAACGTTTTGTAGATCCAAATCAACTGCAAAATGTCTCTTTGGCGGGGGCACAATTCAATGGTCGTCTCATCCTCTCAGGCAGCACAGCACCATTTGCAATTGCCACAATTCGCCCTGAAGGTGCAGCAGTGAAAATTGGCGGCGGTACAGTTGCAGTTTCTAATATCCAACTCCAAGACCAAAATTTCTCTGCTCGACTTGTAGCTAATAATGTCCGCCTGGGACAAATATTGAAACAGTCTCCCCCGGCTTTAAATAATCCTTTAGCGGGTACGTTCCAAATCGCAGGTAACAGAGATAATTTGAGCCTGAAAACTCTTCGTGGCACTGGTGAAGGTCGTCTTGCAATTGGCGGCGGTACGGTTACAGCGAAAAATATTCAACTTGCTGAGGGTTTCTATCAGGCACAAGTCCAGGCGAAGAATGTACCTGTGCAGCAATTGGCAGCAGTTCCAAAGCAGTTCCAAGGTGCCTTAACTGGTGAAGTGAATGTGGCGGGTTCTGTCGATTCTTTCCAACTCCAAGCCATCCAAGCCAGCGGTCAAGGACGGATAAATGTTGGGCGTGGAACAATTACAGCCTCTAATCTCCAACTTGTTAATGGTGCATATCAGGCGCAAATCCAAGCAAAGAATGTACCTGTGCGGCAGTTGGCAGCAGTGCCACCACAGTTTCAAGGTGCGTTAACTGGTCAGTTCAACGTCGCGGGATTAGTTAATTCTTTTGATCCACGAACTATCCAAGCCAACGGTCAGGCACTGATAAATGTTGGCGGTGGAGCGATCGCAGCTTCTAATATTCAAGTGGGTAATGGTGTATACCAAGCACAAATTCAAGCAAATAACGTACCGTTGCAGCAGTTGGCAGCAGTACCACCGCAGTTTCGGGGAACGTTAACAGGTCAAGTCAACGTGGCGGGTTCTGTTGAGTCCTTCCAACCGCAAACTATTCAAGCCGTTGGTCAGGGACAAATCAATGTTGCCGGTGGAACGATCGCAGCCTCTAATATTCAAGTAGCCAATGGTCGCTATCAAGGGATTGTTGACGCTTCCGGTGTAGAATTAAATCGGTTAAATCAGCTATTGCGGGGTCAATTTGCTGGGAAGTTGCAATTAGCCGGCACACTCGGTTCGTCTCAATTAGCCGATGTGCGTGCTGCTGGACAGGTGCAGTTATCCCAAGGTATCCCTGGCTTTGAACAACCTTTAACAGCTGCGATCGCTTGGAATGGTGAAAGGCTGACCATTGACCAAGCAACTGCTCCCGGTTTAAAAGTTACTGGTAACATATTAGCCAATGCCAGACAACCAGGCATACCGGAAATTACTGCCTTAAATCTCAACGTCCAAGCTGAGAATTACGACTTAAAACAGTTACCCATCAATCTTCCTAATCAGGTTGCGGTGGCGGGGAGAGTCGATTTTAATGGACAAGTCACTGGTAAGCTACCCTTACCAAATGTAGTCGGGCAAATTAATTTACGAGACTTTGTTGTTCAAGATATCGCTTTTGAACCGCTGTTAACCGGAAATATCAACTCAGCACAGGGACGTGGGTTGAATTTGAACTTGGCAGGAAATAGCGATCGCCTGGCCTTCAATTTAGATGCCAATAATCGCCCGCAATCCTTTTTAGTCCAATGGCAGCAAGCCTTGGCATCAGGTAATGTTAAAGGAAATGATTGGACACTCAAAGTTGCAAATTTCCCCTTACAAATATTGAATTTGACCCCGCCAGCAATTACTCGCTTGGGTACTGGAAAAATAGCTGGGTTGTTAACAGGAGATTTGGTCTTTAATCAACAGACATTTGCAACAAACGGAAATTTAGCGATCGCCAACCCGGAAATTGGACGTGTAAAGGGCGATCGAATAGCTGCTCAATTCCGTTACGGTAATGGTAAAGCGACACTCACCAGTAGCGAATTTGTCAAAGGTAATAGTATTTATGCTGCTGTTGGGACTTTTGCTCAAACCGCTCAAGGGCCTCAATTACAAGCTAAACTCAATGTCAAGCAGGGCAAAATTGAAGATGTTCTCGCTCTAGCACAAGTTGATTTACAAGATTTGCAAGGTGGTTCAGCCCCAACCTACGGCACAGCAGCGGATCTCACCACCAACTCCCAAGGCTGGCTAAATCAACCGTTATTGACCCAACTCCAGCGGTTTTCTGAAATTGAAGCCTTGGTAGCAGAAGAAGAACAACAGCGACTTGATTCCACTCCCATACCGGATTTAGCTGATTTAAAAGGCACTTTCAACGGACAAGTGGCTCTAGATACAGCTAATGGATTGGCAGTGCAATTTAATTTGAATGGAGAAAACTTTGCTTGGGGTAAAAAGGAAGAACGCAGTCGTTATTATACTGCTGAAAAATTGATTGCCGAAGGCAACTTTGAAAACGGTGTTTTGAGTTTGCGACCTTTACGAATCGAATCTCAGAACAGGTTGATTGCCTTCACAGGTAACATTGGCGGTAATGAACAATCTGGTCAGTTGCGGGTGAATAATTTTCCGATACAAGTATTGAATAATTTTGTCAAACTACCAGTTGGCATTACAGGTAATGTTGACGCTACAGCAGCTTTAGCAGGCAGCATTGGTAATCCCCAAGCGAGAGGGGAATTGCAAATCACAGAAGGAACACTAAATCAGAACCCAATACAGTCAGCAACGGCAAGCTTCAGCTATGCCAACGGACGCTTAAACTTTGGTAGTACTGTAGCAGTTGCCGGTCCTCAACCTGTGGATATTACTGGCAGCATACCTTATAAATTGCCTTTTGCAACAGTTGCACCAGACAGCGAGCAAATCAGTTTGGATATGAAGTTAGAAAACGAGGGCTTGGGACTGTTAAACGCATTGACTAATCAAGTGGTATTTGAGAAAGGCGAAGGACAAGTAGACCTGAAGGTGCGTGGAACATTGAAACAACCAGAGGTAGATGGAATTGCCACTGTTAACAATGCTACTTTTTCAGCCCAAGCTTTACCGGGTAAACTTAGACGTGTTACAGGCAAAGTGTTGTTTAACTTTGACCGCATCTTAGTAGAAAATCTTCAGGGTAGATTTAGCCGAGGGAAAGTAGAAGCTGCTGGAGAAATTCCCATCTTTAACAATGAGAAAGTGACCATCAACAATCCTTTGACCATTAATCTCGAACAGCTAGCATTGAATCTCAAAGGACTTTACCAAGGAGGCGCTAGCGGTAATTTGCAGATTACTGGTTCTGCCCTCAACCCACTAATTGGCGGTAGGATAGACTTGTTTGACGGTCAGGTATTGCTGGCAGAATCTACCGACACCGCTACATCTGCAAATGATGATGGTCTTGGCTTATCATCTACAAAAGCCAATAAGCAGAATCAATCGGAAATTGGCAATGGCATGGGAAATGCCTTGGCTCAAGCCTCGCCGTTAGGCATCGCCAGATTTAATAATCTAGATTTAGAACTAGGTAAAAACGTCCAAATTACCCGTCCACCTATTCTCAGCTTCCGTGCAACTGGTAGTCTCATAGTCAACGGCTCAATTAATCAGCCAATACCAGATGGTACTATCCGATTAGAAAAAGGTGGCGTAAATTTATTTACTACCCAATTTAACCTTGCTCGTGGCTACAAACACACTGCAACTTTTAGTCCCTCCCAACCCCGCGACCCTAACCTGGATATTCGGTTATTTGCTAAGGTACTAGACGTAACTCAAAGTAATGATTTCACCCGAATAAATACCACAGGTTTATCAGCCTTAGAGAGTGTTCGAGTCGAAGCTACTATTAACGGTCTCGCCAGCAAACTAAATGAAAATTTAGAACTAACAAGCAGTCCGTCACGTAGTCAAACCGAAATTGTTGCTCTTTTAGGAGGTGGATTTGTAGACACCCAAGGACGTGGTGACAGTACTTTGGGTCTGATTAACATCGCAGGTTCAGCTGTGTTCAACAATTTTCAGTCAGCTTTTAACCAGATTGGTAGTACCTTTGGCTTAAGTGAACTGCGGATATTTCCTACCATTATTTCTGAGAATCCCGAAGCAGGAAGAAGTAGTTCAACTTTGGAATTAGCAGCAGAAGCCGGAGTTGATATTACTTCTAAAATATCCATTTCTAGCATCAAAATTTTAACAACAAATGACCCCTTTCAATGGGGTGTTAATTACCGCATCAACGATGAATTTCGTGTACGCGCTTCTACTAATTTAACTGATGATAGTCGTGCTGTAGTGGAGTATCAAACACGGTTTTAA